A single genomic interval of Brevibacillus brevis harbors:
- a CDS encoding gamma carbonic anhydrase family protein has product MLLLSFENIKPKIHPTVFLAKGSVVSGDVEIGEDSSIWYNTVIRGDIAPTIIGKRVSVQDNSTLHQSPNNPLILEDEVTVGHNAVLHSCVVRRGALIGMGAIVLDRAEIGEEAMVAAGALVPPGMKVPPRSLVVGNPAKVKRELNEADLKEFVRIRQSYVDKGKMYRQLEETPLERE; this is encoded by the coding sequence ATGCTGCTCTTATCATTTGAAAACATCAAACCAAAGATTCACCCTACTGTTTTCCTGGCAAAAGGCTCCGTCGTTTCTGGCGATGTCGAAATCGGCGAGGATTCTTCTATTTGGTACAACACCGTGATCCGCGGGGACATCGCTCCGACCATCATTGGCAAACGTGTCAGCGTGCAAGACAATAGCACCCTGCATCAAAGCCCCAACAACCCGTTGATCCTCGAAGACGAGGTGACCGTTGGACATAATGCCGTTTTACATAGCTGCGTGGTACGACGCGGTGCATTGATCGGAATGGGCGCGATTGTGTTGGATCGTGCGGAAATCGGGGAAGAAGCGATGGTTGCGGCGGGTGCACTTGTTCCTCCAGGCATGAAGGTACCACCTCGCTCGCTTGTTGTCGGCAATCCAGCCAAAGTAAAACGCGAACTTAATGAGGCAGACTTGAAGGAATTCGTACGCATTCGCCAATCGTATGTAGATAAAGGAAAGATGTATCGCCAACTGGAAGAAACCCCGCTAGAACGGGAGTAG
- a CDS encoding TetR/AcrR family transcriptional regulator, with translation MSRPREFDVDRALQQSMEVFWAKGFKSTSYDDLTRTTQVKKQSLYCVFKDKRDLFLKALALYRERSIAMLEELASQEVSPLKKLEAICDSTLYQNDETLRRGCLMVNSALEFGDDDPEVNREVMLMFDQVERILEKIIRDGQKQGLISARQSSKELAVYLNNVLSGAKVMEKSGASREQIATVLRTSFALMISENAR, from the coding sequence ATGAGTAGACCAAGAGAATTTGATGTTGATCGTGCGCTTCAACAGTCCATGGAAGTGTTCTGGGCGAAAGGCTTCAAGTCGACTTCCTATGACGATTTGACTCGCACGACGCAAGTGAAAAAGCAAAGCTTGTATTGTGTGTTCAAGGACAAGCGGGATTTGTTCCTAAAGGCGTTGGCACTGTATCGCGAACGGAGCATAGCCATGCTGGAAGAGCTAGCCTCTCAGGAGGTGTCGCCATTGAAGAAGCTGGAGGCTATCTGCGACTCTACGCTGTATCAGAACGATGAAACATTGCGCCGGGGATGTCTCATGGTCAATTCCGCATTGGAATTCGGAGATGACGACCCGGAAGTCAACCGCGAAGTAATGCTGATGTTTGATCAGGTCGAACGTATTCTCGAAAAGATCATTCGCGACGGCCAGAAGCAAGGGCTCATTTCTGCACGACAGTCCAGCAAGGAGCTGGCGGTTTACTTGAACAACGTGCTTAGCGGGGCGAAGGTCATGGAGAAGTCGGGCGCTTCCCGGGAGCAGATCGCAACGGTTTTGCGTACGTCATTTGCGCTGATGATTTCGGAGAACGCTCGCTAG
- a CDS encoding NADH:flavin oxidoreductase encodes MTYSQSVQSLFQSFSIGNLQLSNRIVMAPMTRQFSPEGVPGPDVAAYYRRRAENGIGLIVTEGTIIDHPDSSNQPNIPHFYGEAALNGWANVLSEVHVAGGRIIPQIWHMGARGQVDNYTETEIAAIVQAFAQAAANAKRLGFDGIELHGAHGYLIDQFFWEKTNQRTDRYGGDIVKRTRFAVEVIEACRRAVGPDFPIVLRISQWKSGDYTAKLAATPAELEQLLEPLTGAGVDVFHCSTRRFWEHEFEGSDLNLAGWVKKLTGKPTITVGSVGLETEFMSFFTEGKGSNITNIDGLIERLERGEFDLVAIGRALLADPAWASKIRDGRLDELLPFTAEAVKTLY; translated from the coding sequence ATGACATATTCGCAATCCGTTCAATCCTTATTCCAATCGTTCTCAATCGGAAATCTTCAGCTATCCAATCGCATCGTGATGGCGCCGATGACTCGTCAATTCTCTCCGGAAGGCGTGCCCGGCCCTGATGTGGCGGCCTATTACCGCCGCAGGGCGGAGAACGGCATCGGCCTCATCGTGACAGAAGGCACAATTATCGATCATCCGGATTCGTCCAATCAACCAAATATACCGCATTTCTATGGCGAAGCCGCATTAAACGGTTGGGCGAACGTGTTGTCTGAGGTTCACGTGGCGGGCGGACGGATCATCCCGCAGATTTGGCATATGGGAGCCCGTGGCCAAGTTGACAATTATACGGAAACGGAGATCGCCGCCATCGTTCAGGCATTCGCTCAAGCGGCAGCTAATGCCAAACGGCTTGGCTTCGACGGCATCGAGCTTCACGGAGCCCACGGATATTTGATCGACCAATTTTTCTGGGAGAAAACGAACCAGCGCACCGATCGTTATGGCGGCGACATTGTGAAGCGCACCCGCTTTGCAGTAGAAGTCATCGAAGCTTGCCGCCGTGCTGTCGGTCCGGACTTCCCGATCGTCCTTCGTATCTCACAATGGAAGTCGGGCGACTATACGGCGAAATTGGCGGCAACGCCAGCTGAACTGGAGCAGCTCTTGGAGCCGTTAACCGGGGCTGGCGTCGATGTGTTCCACTGCTCCACCCGCCGTTTCTGGGAGCACGAGTTCGAAGGCTCCGATTTGAATCTGGCCGGATGGGTCAAAAAGTTGACGGGAAAACCGACGATTACGGTCGGATCGGTCGGCCTGGAAACTGAATTTATGAGTTTCTTTACAGAAGGTAAGGGCTCAAATATCACCAATATCGACGGGCTGATCGAAAGGCTGGAGCGTGGAGAATTCGATCTAGTGGCTATAGGTAGGGCATTATTGGCCGATCCCGCATGGGCAAGCAAGATTCGCGACGGCCGACTCGACGAGTTGCTCCCCTTTACGGCCGAAGCAGTGAAAACTTTGTATTAA
- a CDS encoding MDR family MFS transporter has product MEMEKEKRRVGLITGGVLMGLVLSALDQTIVSTAMPTITKELGGLSLYSWVFAIYMLTSTTSMPIYGKMADLFGPRKMYLIGLFLFLLGSLLCGMANSMTSLITARGVQGLGAGALMPVAFIIVGELYPPEKRGKLQGLFGAVFAMTSILGPSLGGILVELLPWGWIFFINLPIGIAAFLIIALAFRDLRHYEKKPVIDWYGAISLSAAIILILLSLVMEETEYKIGLGGAGILLIGLFIWIETKAKEPLLPLSLFRIPAIGYGNLVGFFVSAALFGAIAYIPLFVQGVYGASPSEAGFLLVPLMLSAAISSTVGGRWMAKASFRAILIPSLLIMATGFFLLSTIDVETTNTQLASYMIVTGLGMGAIYPALGTAAHCAVKPQDRGVAMSTSQLFRSLGGTIGISVFGTIVEWQMRVGMVFSDALHGVFITGLILIGISLMASVLLGNIRLLDKDPRYSHPSNNGGPKQ; this is encoded by the coding sequence ATGGAGATGGAAAAGGAAAAGCGCCGCGTGGGGTTAATTACGGGTGGAGTGCTGATGGGGTTAGTCTTGTCAGCGTTGGATCAGACGATTGTCTCAACAGCCATGCCGACAATCACGAAAGAACTGGGAGGTCTATCTCTTTATAGCTGGGTGTTCGCTATTTATATGCTCACATCGACCACGAGCATGCCCATTTATGGGAAAATGGCGGACTTGTTTGGACCGAGAAAAATGTATTTGATCGGGTTGTTTCTGTTTCTCTTAGGATCTCTCCTGTGCGGCATGGCGAATTCCATGACGAGTCTGATTACAGCGAGAGGAGTTCAAGGTTTGGGCGCTGGGGCATTAATGCCGGTTGCATTCATCATTGTAGGTGAACTGTATCCACCCGAAAAGAGAGGCAAACTTCAAGGCCTTTTCGGAGCTGTCTTTGCCATGACGAGTATACTCGGTCCCTCGTTGGGAGGAATTCTTGTGGAGCTTTTGCCATGGGGATGGATTTTCTTTATCAACCTTCCCATCGGTATCGCTGCCTTTTTGATCATTGCTCTAGCCTTTCGTGATCTGCGGCACTACGAAAAGAAGCCAGTGATTGATTGGTATGGGGCGATTAGTTTGAGTGCAGCCATCATTCTCATCCTACTGTCCCTTGTCATGGAGGAGACGGAATACAAGATTGGGTTAGGGGGAGCGGGTATTCTACTTATCGGCTTGTTCATCTGGATTGAAACCAAAGCAAAGGAGCCCCTGCTTCCGCTGTCCCTATTTCGCATTCCGGCCATTGGATATGGCAATCTCGTAGGATTCTTTGTGAGTGCTGCTTTGTTCGGTGCAATCGCATATATCCCTCTGTTCGTCCAAGGAGTATATGGTGCGAGCCCCTCAGAAGCTGGATTCCTTTTAGTGCCACTCATGCTGTCCGCAGCGATTTCTTCGACGGTTGGGGGAAGATGGATGGCAAAAGCTTCATTTCGGGCGATTCTGATTCCCAGCTTACTCATCATGGCGACAGGCTTTTTCCTTCTAAGCACGATTGATGTAGAGACAACCAACACACAGCTCGCAAGCTACATGATTGTCACAGGTCTAGGCATGGGGGCAATCTATCCAGCACTCGGTACAGCAGCACACTGCGCCGTTAAACCGCAAGATCGGGGCGTTGCCATGTCGACATCGCAATTATTTCGTTCCCTTGGGGGGACGATTGGAATTAGTGTGTTTGGGACCATCGTAGAATGGCAGATGCGGGTAGGAATGGTGTTTAGTGACGCTTTGCACGGCGTCTTTATTACTGGATTGATTCTAATTGGAATCAGCCTGATGGCCAGTGTCCTACTCGGCAATATTCGATTGCTCGACAAAGACCCCCGCTATTCGCATCCATCGAATAACGGGGGTCCCAAACAATAG
- a CDS encoding DUF1385 domain-containing protein, giving the protein MIMGMSFGRGVLFHDRNVLACAEVKDGVIHMWAEKITLKTIGKLWYRIFFSFPWYYQLFHLLLASYVLAAIVKPDWAILDPMWVAVYIAGFHFVFPKMMKKFHGAEHKVFSYGGKKSLAALKEIQRANIVNDGCSTNLVVWFFTGFILSVFFLPLEWSVACGVAGLLVGMLGDRYVRKYFGFLYKLSAFFQKYSTTKEPDRLHLETAIRSYMLFEHIREVDRLQNAS; this is encoded by the coding sequence ATGATTATGGGGATGTCATTTGGACGCGGTGTGCTTTTTCATGATCGAAATGTGCTGGCATGCGCGGAAGTAAAAGACGGCGTGATTCATATGTGGGCGGAAAAAATCACATTGAAAACGATAGGGAAGCTCTGGTATCGAATATTTTTCTCCTTTCCGTGGTACTATCAATTGTTTCATCTCCTGCTCGCTAGTTATGTACTGGCAGCGATCGTGAAGCCTGATTGGGCCATCCTCGATCCAATGTGGGTAGCTGTATACATCGCGGGCTTTCACTTCGTTTTTCCGAAAATGATGAAAAAATTTCACGGCGCGGAACATAAAGTGTTTAGCTATGGGGGTAAGAAGTCGCTAGCAGCATTGAAAGAGATTCAACGGGCAAATATCGTGAATGACGGCTGCTCGACGAATCTGGTCGTGTGGTTTTTTACGGGGTTCATTTTATCTGTATTCTTTTTACCCTTGGAATGGAGCGTCGCATGCGGGGTAGCTGGATTGCTTGTTGGCATGCTCGGGGATCGCTACGTGCGCAAATATTTCGGCTTTCTTTACAAGCTGTCGGCTTTCTTTCAAAAATACAGCACGACCAAAGAACCGGATCGGCTCCACTTAGAGACAGCGATCCGCTCGTATATGCTGTTTGAACACATTCGCGAGGTAGATCGATTGCAGAATGCTTCGTAA
- the yfkAB gene encoding radical SAM/CxCxxxxC motif protein YfkAB: MIRMVPTTPLTPLHDPWEPLFNATPPAYKLTSVEFTVTNLCNLRCEHCAVGDTLRYKDDPALPVDLILRRLDEAKDLLTISITGGEPMYSERTVKTVIAPILQYAADRGLRTQINSNMSMPFSRYELILPYIDVMHISWNWSTPEEFHDIVYAKARQPVSIKRAEAQFQEMMENARKLSEAGVFVSAETMLNHRTWTKLDTLHRQIQEMGSKRHEVHPMYASDFARDLDVLSLDELRQAIHRMLDVRNEDLWMLFGTLPFFACSPEAADRELISRLRSAKNVTTRNDPDGRNRLNINIFTGDVIVTDFGDVEPLGNIQTDQLQAMFEKWQEHTLNQKINCFCPAAGCAGPNLLVANTYYQETDFTLRKALV, translated from the coding sequence TTGATCCGCATGGTTCCAACTACACCATTAACACCTTTACACGATCCATGGGAGCCGTTGTTCAATGCGACACCCCCCGCCTATAAACTTACCAGCGTCGAGTTTACTGTAACGAATCTGTGCAATCTCCGCTGTGAGCATTGCGCGGTTGGTGATACATTGCGATACAAAGACGATCCCGCTCTCCCTGTCGATCTCATACTTCGTCGTCTCGATGAAGCAAAAGATCTACTTACTATCAGTATAACAGGCGGAGAACCGATGTACAGCGAGCGCACCGTGAAAACTGTGATCGCGCCTATTCTACAATATGCAGCAGATCGTGGGCTGCGGACGCAAATCAACTCCAACATGTCCATGCCGTTTTCTCGGTATGAGTTGATCCTGCCTTACATCGACGTCATGCATATTTCGTGGAACTGGTCTACTCCTGAAGAATTCCATGATATTGTTTACGCAAAAGCACGGCAGCCGGTTTCAATCAAAAGAGCGGAAGCACAATTTCAAGAGATGATGGAAAATGCGCGAAAGCTTTCAGAAGCAGGTGTATTTGTCTCAGCCGAGACAATGCTGAATCATCGCACATGGACAAAGCTCGATACGCTCCACCGTCAGATTCAGGAGATGGGCAGCAAGCGCCATGAGGTACACCCGATGTATGCGAGTGATTTTGCCCGTGATCTGGATGTCCTTTCACTCGATGAGCTCCGTCAAGCCATTCATCGGATGCTCGATGTACGCAATGAAGATTTGTGGATGCTTTTCGGGACGCTTCCGTTTTTCGCTTGCAGTCCTGAAGCAGCAGACAGGGAATTGATCAGCAGACTGCGCTCTGCGAAAAATGTGACGACTCGCAATGATCCAGATGGTCGCAATCGTCTTAACATCAACATTTTCACCGGCGATGTCATCGTGACCGATTTCGGAGATGTAGAGCCATTGGGCAATATTCAAACTGATCAGCTCCAGGCGATGTTTGAAAAATGGCAAGAACACACGCTGAATCAGAAGATCAATTGCTTCTGCCCTGCTGCTGGATGTGCAGGACCTAATCTGCTCGTTGCTAATACTTACTATCAGGAAACTGATTTTACTCTGCGCAAAGCACTCGTCTAA
- a CDS encoding class I SAM-dependent methyltransferase, protein MRKEQDAGVYEQVGVAMTCRSYQEYVDMFSLTEEILTKGPILDVGAGASSFTAEACQQGREAIAVDPLYEMKPEEIDTKGKREIEESTQKLAGIAHTLLWEYYGSLGQHQQNRERSLKKFIAAYRADEGIGKRYVSGLLPELPFANDQFSLVLGSHFLFLYHQQFDEQFHLDAINELLRVCQPGGQIRLYPLIGLDRKPYSKLPQLMEEIQRFGHTSSLQPTSFRFLVGATHYLEIRKS, encoded by the coding sequence ATGAGAAAAGAACAGGATGCAGGGGTGTACGAGCAAGTGGGAGTGGCTATGACATGCCGTTCCTATCAAGAGTATGTGGATATGTTTTCGCTCACGGAGGAAATCTTGACGAAGGGACCGATCTTGGATGTCGGGGCAGGAGCGTCCTCCTTTACAGCAGAGGCATGTCAACAAGGACGAGAGGCAATCGCAGTCGATCCGCTTTACGAAATGAAGCCTGAAGAGATTGATACGAAGGGGAAGCGAGAGATCGAGGAATCGACACAAAAGCTGGCTGGAATTGCACATACACTTCTTTGGGAATATTACGGCTCGCTTGGTCAGCATCAGCAAAATAGAGAAAGGTCACTGAAGAAATTCATTGCCGCGTATCGTGCCGATGAAGGCATCGGTAAAAGATACGTCTCAGGCTTGCTGCCGGAATTGCCTTTTGCAAACGATCAATTTTCACTGGTGCTTGGCAGTCATTTTTTGTTTTTGTACCACCAACAGTTCGATGAGCAATTTCACCTGGACGCGATCAATGAATTACTTCGTGTTTGTCAGCCTGGTGGTCAAATCAGACTCTATCCGTTAATCGGATTGGATCGTAAGCCATATAGCAAGCTGCCACAGCTCATGGAAGAAATACAACGGTTCGGCCACACTTCCAGTCTGCAACCGACGAGCTTCCGGTTTTTAGTGGGCGCAACGCATTATTTAGAAATTCGCAAATCATAA
- a CDS encoding metal-dependent hydrolase family protein yields the protein MKWLIADRVIIGDGEHVIEQGAVGIDERGKIVTVGKESELTDSISEGEVKRYSGCSILPGLIDLHVHIGYWWSKPDSAEYRNNDGLVALLATANLKEALSLGVTTIRDVAAPDGLCSTLKLAAKNKFIVSPRLFQVNQGIIMTGGHGWQLEGALREANGPWEVRTAVREQVRAGADWIKLMTSHRTPTPEFTQEELDAAVDESHRLGRKCCVHASLQPAIQMAIDAGFDTIEHATFMTVEQAEQMKEKGLVWVPTMVTFFQIADYYKHIWNEQQQANQGILSEGLMEQGAFFIESEKAYRENFARLINTGVKIATGTDIVLEGYPITPVAEEIKLMVELGMEPIRAIQAATQNAAEVLDQGSKIGTLAPGYFADLLVVKGDPLQEIEALKQVEEVFLEGVTVYSKC from the coding sequence ATGAAATGGTTGATTGCTGATCGCGTCATTATCGGAGATGGAGAGCATGTAATCGAACAAGGCGCTGTCGGGATTGATGAGCGAGGAAAGATTGTAACAGTAGGGAAAGAATCGGAGCTTACAGATTCGATTTCGGAAGGAGAGGTAAAGCGGTACAGCGGATGCTCCATTTTGCCAGGTTTGATCGATTTACATGTTCACATCGGGTATTGGTGGAGCAAACCAGACTCGGCTGAGTATCGCAACAACGATGGACTCGTGGCTTTACTTGCGACAGCGAACTTGAAAGAGGCACTTTCTTTGGGGGTCACGACGATCCGTGATGTTGCAGCACCGGATGGATTGTGCAGTACACTGAAGCTGGCAGCCAAGAACAAGTTCATTGTTTCCCCTCGTCTTTTTCAGGTAAACCAGGGGATTATTATGACCGGGGGGCACGGCTGGCAATTAGAGGGTGCCCTGCGAGAAGCAAATGGTCCGTGGGAAGTACGCACAGCCGTGCGTGAACAAGTGAGGGCAGGGGCAGACTGGATCAAGCTCATGACGAGCCATCGGACACCAACGCCGGAGTTTACACAAGAGGAGCTGGATGCGGCGGTTGATGAATCGCATCGCTTGGGACGGAAATGCTGTGTGCATGCCTCGCTCCAACCCGCGATACAGATGGCGATTGATGCGGGATTTGATACGATCGAGCACGCGACGTTTATGACCGTTGAACAGGCAGAGCAGATGAAAGAAAAAGGATTGGTATGGGTACCGACCATGGTCACCTTCTTCCAGATTGCTGATTATTACAAGCATATTTGGAATGAACAGCAACAGGCGAATCAAGGCATATTGAGCGAAGGGCTTATGGAGCAGGGAGCCTTTTTCATCGAATCGGAAAAGGCGTACCGGGAGAACTTTGCACGATTGATAAATACAGGTGTAAAGATCGCTACGGGTACGGATATCGTATTGGAAGGCTATCCGATTACGCCTGTGGCAGAGGAGATCAAGCTGATGGTGGAGCTGGGGATGGAGCCAATTCGGGCGATCCAGGCTGCTACTCAAAACGCTGCTGAGGTGCTGGACCAAGGGAGTAAGATCGGTACGCTAGCGCCGGGTTATTTTGCAGATCTGCTTGTGGTAAAAGGGGACCCTTTACAAGAGATAGAGGCATTGAAGCAAGTAGAGGAAGTGTTTCTTGAGGGTGTGACTGTCTATTCAAAGTGCTGA
- a CDS encoding LysM peptidoglycan-binding domain-containing protein — protein MNYVVRSGDTLNSIAARFGVSVQELIRVNNIAYPYYIYVGQNLYIPITPTPAPGGDVERRLNRLENRVDALREDYRRLDNRVDRLENRVTRLERAITPTQPPRPRPTGTPRPR, from the coding sequence GTGAACTATGTAGTCCGTTCGGGAGATACGCTGAACAGCATTGCGGCTCGTTTTGGTGTATCCGTTCAGGAATTGATCCGCGTGAATAATATTGCCTATCCCTATTACATTTACGTTGGTCAAAATTTGTACATCCCGATTACTCCGACACCAGCTCCTGGTGGAGATGTCGAGCGTCGCTTGAATCGACTGGAGAATCGAGTAGATGCGCTTCGCGAAGACTATCGCAGGCTGGATAATCGGGTAGATCGGTTGGAGAACCGTGTCACTCGTCTGGAGCGGGCCATTACGCCGACACAACCTCCACGCCCACGGCCAACTGGCACGCCTCGTCCACGCTAA
- a CDS encoding iron-sulfur cluster biosynthesis family protein, with amino-acid sequence MITITPTAAVRLAQMIAEESDAEQLGIRLVPTTTGCGSYSYSIAITEADKHDIAQNIGGIHFFYQTHEIDKLSGTVIDCDPATGRFSIFHPRPMQTDCSLTH; translated from the coding sequence ATGATAACCATTACTCCAACTGCGGCAGTACGTCTTGCACAAATGATCGCGGAAGAATCGGATGCTGAACAGCTCGGAATCAGACTCGTCCCGACTACGACGGGTTGTGGCAGCTATTCATATAGCATCGCCATTACGGAAGCGGACAAACACGATATTGCCCAAAATATAGGTGGGATTCATTTCTTTTATCAAACGCATGAGATAGACAAGCTTTCCGGAACCGTCATCGACTGCGACCCTGCAACTGGCCGCTTCTCTATTTTCCATCCGCGCCCGATGCAAACAGATTGCTCGCTTACACATTGA
- a CDS encoding alpha/beta-type small acid-soluble spore protein, which translates to MSRRKRPLVPEARKGLDALKAQVAHVADPAQAKFEVAEEIHVPLQHGYNGQLTSHDAGRIGGRLGGSMVREMVRMAMEGMNKKP; encoded by the coding sequence ATGAGCAGACGCAAACGCCCTCTCGTCCCCGAGGCGAGAAAAGGACTGGACGCGCTCAAAGCACAGGTTGCACACGTTGCTGATCCCGCTCAGGCCAAATTCGAGGTCGCAGAAGAAATTCATGTTCCGTTGCAGCACGGCTACAATGGACAGTTAACCTCTCACGATGCTGGTCGAATCGGAGGACGCTTGGGCGGCAGTATGGTCAGAGAGATGGTACGGATGGCCATGGAAGGCATGAATAAAAAACCGTAA